From Skermanella sp. TT6, a single genomic window includes:
- a CDS encoding DNA polymerase III subunit chi, whose translation MTEIRFYHLQRKTLEDALPQILEKTLERGWRAVVMAGSEERVEALTQHLWTYKDFGFLPHGSARDGDAEHQPVWITTEDENPNGATVLILTDGGVSDRLDGFTLVCEMFDGNDYDAVQAARRRWKQYKDDGHALTYWQQTERGGWEKKA comes from the coding sequence ATGACGGAAATCCGCTTCTATCATCTCCAGCGCAAGACGCTGGAGGACGCGCTGCCCCAGATCCTGGAGAAGACCCTGGAGCGCGGATGGCGGGCCGTCGTCATGGCCGGATCGGAGGAGCGGGTCGAGGCGCTCACCCAGCACCTCTGGACCTATAAGGATTTCGGCTTCCTGCCCCACGGCAGCGCCCGGGACGGCGACGCGGAGCACCAGCCGGTCTGGATCACCACCGAGGACGAGAACCCCAACGGCGCCACGGTCCTGATCCTGACCGACGGCGGGGTCTCGGACCGGCTCGACGGCTTCACCCTGGTCTGCGAGATGTTCGACGGCAACGACTACGACGCCGTGCAGGCCGCGCGCCGCCGCTGGAAGCAGTACAAGGACGACGGGCACGCGCTGACCTACTGGCAGCAGACCGAGCGCGGAGGCTGGGAAAAGAAAGCCTGA